The following proteins are co-located in the Rhodococcus opacus B4 genome:
- a CDS encoding HNH endonuclease family protein has translation MPRSAVPNTGSIITTIRTKWPWILAGLLVVVLVTMLSPDPDGTLASGTGPAAPSEATDAQQIQTAYTQLATLEVKGRAPKTGYDRELFGASWTDNVSVALGRNGCDTRNDILRRDLVDITSRDRTRDCVVQSGTLRDLYTGTIIAFTRGTKTSDAVQIDHVVALSDAWQKGAQLLDAQTRADLANDPRNLQAVDGPTNQRKSDADASTWLPPLAAYRCTYVARQVEVKVAYRLWVTPPERDAMAAVLTGCGAR, from the coding sequence ATGCCCCGCTCCGCGGTACCGAACACCGGCTCCATCATCACGACCATCAGAACCAAGTGGCCCTGGATCCTCGCCGGCCTGCTCGTCGTCGTGCTCGTCACGATGCTCTCGCCGGACCCCGACGGCACCCTCGCCTCCGGAACCGGACCGGCCGCGCCGTCGGAAGCCACTGACGCACAACAGATACAGACGGCGTACACCCAACTGGCCACCCTCGAGGTGAAGGGCAGGGCACCGAAGACGGGGTACGACCGGGAGCTGTTCGGCGCCAGCTGGACCGACAACGTCTCGGTCGCGCTCGGACGCAACGGCTGCGACACCCGCAACGACATCCTGCGCCGCGACCTCGTCGACATCACGTCGCGGGACCGCACCCGCGACTGCGTGGTGCAGTCGGGCACGTTGCGGGATCTCTACACGGGCACCATCATTGCGTTCACCCGCGGCACGAAGACGTCGGACGCCGTGCAGATCGATCACGTGGTGGCGCTGTCGGACGCGTGGCAGAAGGGCGCACAGCTCCTCGACGCGCAGACGCGGGCCGACCTCGCGAACGATCCACGCAATCTGCAGGCGGTGGACGGACCCACCAATCAGCGCAAGAGCGATGCCGACGCGTCGACGTGGCTGCCCCCGCTGGCGGCGTACCGCTGCACGTACGTGGCACGGCAGGTGGAAGTGAAAGTGGCATACCGGCTCTGGGTGACGCCGCCCGAACGCGATGCGATGGCCGCGGTGCTCACCGGCTGCGGCGCGCG
- a CDS encoding alkaline phosphatase family protein — translation MTVTAPPLDVYSQPTLSNLMPSVLASLGVAGEPNRLHLPGSRHTVVMLIDGLGWSHLRRHRERAPFLDSLTGRPIRAGFPTTTATSIASFGTGLPSGGHGITGYQSYVREVRGTINWLSWRAGHKGDELTRLVPEVLQPTPTVFERAAAAGIACTTVVPAKFDGSGLTRAVLRGGAFAGIHAYGDLIAHVVTAVRSGERTLTYCYLSEIDTLGHIYGPGSEPWLHQLELVDRLVERLAAELATAQPGAALHVTADHGMVTVDDADKIDFDATPALSDGVVALAGEPRCRHVHTKAGAAHDVTERWKSELGHRMWIGTRDEAVTAGLFGPAVRSEVQGRIGDVVAIAQGGVAVVRRKAESRLSALPGQHGALSDDELLIPLLHGTAT, via the coding sequence ATGACCGTTACGGCGCCCCCGCTCGACGTGTACTCGCAGCCCACGCTGTCCAACCTCATGCCGTCCGTCCTCGCGTCTCTGGGTGTCGCCGGCGAGCCCAACCGGCTGCACCTGCCCGGCAGCAGGCACACCGTGGTGATGCTGATCGACGGCCTCGGCTGGAGCCATCTGCGCCGGCACCGCGAGCGCGCGCCGTTTCTCGACAGCCTGACCGGCCGGCCGATCCGTGCGGGGTTCCCCACCACGACCGCCACCAGCATCGCGTCGTTCGGCACGGGACTGCCGTCCGGCGGTCACGGCATCACGGGCTACCAGTCGTACGTTCGGGAGGTTCGGGGCACGATCAACTGGCTGTCGTGGCGGGCGGGCCACAAGGGCGACGAACTCACCCGGCTGGTCCCCGAGGTCCTGCAGCCCACACCGACCGTATTCGAACGTGCCGCGGCAGCCGGTATCGCATGCACGACGGTGGTTCCCGCGAAGTTCGACGGGTCCGGGCTCACCCGCGCCGTCCTCCGCGGCGGGGCGTTCGCGGGAATACACGCGTACGGCGACCTGATCGCACACGTCGTGACCGCGGTCCGATCCGGCGAGCGGACGCTCACCTACTGCTATCTCAGCGAGATCGACACCCTCGGGCACATCTACGGTCCGGGATCCGAACCGTGGCTGCACCAACTCGAGCTCGTCGACCGCCTCGTCGAGAGACTCGCCGCCGAACTCGCGACCGCGCAACCGGGCGCCGCGCTCCACGTCACCGCCGACCACGGCATGGTCACCGTCGACGACGCCGACAAGATCGACTTCGACGCCACCCCCGCCCTTTCCGACGGCGTGGTGGCACTCGCGGGCGAACCGCGGTGCCGGCACGTGCACACGAAAGCCGGAGCCGCGCACGACGTCACAGAACGGTGGAAGAGCGAACTGGGACACCGCATGTGGATCGGCACCCGGGACGAGGCCGTCACCGCGGGACTGTTCGGTCCCGCCGTGCGATCCGAGGTGCAGGGCCGCATCGGAGATGTCGTCGCCATCGCGCAGGGCGGCGTCGCGGTGGTCCGACGCAAGGCGGAGTCGCGGCTGTCCGCCCTCCCCGGGCAGCACGGTGCGCTGAGCGACGACGAGTTGCTGATTCCGCTGCTGCACGGCACCGCCACGTAA